Part of the Phacochoerus africanus isolate WHEZ1 chromosome 8, ROS_Pafr_v1, whole genome shotgun sequence genome is shown below.
GCGCTGAGCCCGAGACCCAGGGCAACTCTGGGGGCCCCTCTGGCAACTTCCGCAAGGTCTGGGGTCTTGAGCATTGCAGGGTCGGGGATCtcgggagggggggcgggggggcggaggGTGAGAGGGCTGAGACCCAGCTGTCTAACTGCTGCTCACCCACAGATCTCCAAGCCCCTGATGGAGAAGAAGCGACGGGCGCGCATTAATGTGTCTCTGGAGCAGCTCAAAGCATTGCTAGAGAAACACTACTCACACCAGGTGAGACGGAGGGGACGTGGTGGAGCTCGGGAGTGATAGGATCCCCAGTCTCCTCCCCTCGAACCCTGGCCGCCGTGCTAAGAGCTCTTTCCGCGGGTCGGCAGATCCGGAAACGCAAGCTGGAGAAGGCGGACATACTGGAGCTGAGCGTCAAGTACGTGAAAAGCCTTCAGAACTCCGTGCAAGGTAGAGAGAGGGCCTGGGGGCGGCGGCGAGAAGGAacttgtgggggtggggaactTGGGGGGGTCAGAGCTATGGATGCTACAAGGCCAGATAAAGGAGGGATGGATGAAGAAGAAAGTCCAGGGCAGCGGGCAGCTGAATGAGAAGGGTTCCCCAGGTCACTGTAAACGGGGAGGCAGCAAACTCCCTGAAGGTGTAATCCAGGTGGGCGAAGGTCTGGACCCCTGGGGGGATTTACTGGTtgtctcccctcccttctcttccctccccttcactcttcttccctccctttctctctcctcacctctcctctcctctcctctcctctatTCGCCCCTCCTTTCCACATTTCTCTCGGCCGCTCCCCTTTCCCCAGGGCTCTGGCCGGTCCCCAGCGGAGCCGAGTACCCGTCGGGCTTCCGCGGCTGTCTGCCAGGCGTCAGCCAACTTCAGCGGCGCAGAGAGGAGGGCGGCGGCAGCCCGCGCTGCCCCCTGGTGCACGAGCGGGCGGGTGGCAGCACCATGGACAGCGCCAGCCCCGGGCCCGAGGAGCCTGCGCCGCGCGGCCCCTGCGCCCCGGTCGTTTGGGCCCCTGACCCGGCCGCGGGCGGATCCCGGTCCCCGCCACCCCGGCTCTTTGGAGGTCTCCCCGGCCCGCAGTCGGCGTCTCGCCGCTTCGCCGAGAGCCCGGGGTCCGGGCTGCGCTTGTGGCGGCCCTGGTGAGGCTCAGGTGCGGTCTCGGACTCAAGAGAGCCCTCGTCTTGCCTGGGGACGCAGAGACTGTTCTGAACCGCCCGAACCGCGGTCATCGGTTCTGGTCCCGGGACGGGGTGGCCGGGAGGGAGCTGCGTATCTGCGAACTCGGGGAGGTACAGGAAGCCGCGGTTGGACAGGGTTCTGCGCTTCTAGGCatagcccatcccccaccccagccctaccAACTCAGGCTGAACCCACTTTCTCCTCCCACCTTCTAGTAGATCAGGGAGGGGGGTGTACCCGGCTGCGCCCCTTTCCCAGGGCCCCTGGCGGGcagcccgcccccacccccgccccgcggcCGCGCCGCTGTGGGAAGGTCGCCGTCAGCAGCGGCGCAGAGCGGACCCCTCGCAGCGAGGAGAATCGCTGCCCCGCCCCGGCCCATTCAACCAGCCAGGGACGCCCGGTTCCCACCGGCACAAAGCGCGCCAGGTCCCGCCCCGCCGGCGAggggcccccagcccagcccacccccgCCCTGGACCCACTCTGCTTCCACGGATCCCCACCCCCTCCGCACGCGGCGCGGCCCACCCGCTGGCGCGCACTCGGAAGTCAGCCCCGTCCCTGGAGACCAGCCCTGCGCGGGCCCCGCCCGGTGAGATGCTCCGCCTCCGCCCCGGCCCCCAGACGGTGCGCACCGTCACACCAGCTTGAGGGTTGCGAGGGCAAACCCCCGGCTCCTCTCTAGCGGGAATTCACTTCTCCCTACTCAGAAAAGAACTTCGGCCCGCGGCCTGGCCTCGGGCAGACCCGCCCCAACAGCGCAGTAGCCCCgcctctgggcctctgggccCGCCAGGAGCCCACCACTCTTGACCACCGAAAATGAGGTCATTGCTGTGCTCAGGCCTGAACACAGCGGTCCCGGCCCGCGAGGGGAAGCCTAAGGGTAGAGGACAGGAATCCTGCGCTGAGGCCAAGATGAATTCCCGGCACCTCCTCCCACTAGCTTAAAATTCAGAATAAAGAGGCCACGAAGGTTCTGATTTTCTCCCATGATGCCTACTTAGGTGAATCTTCTTTTGAACTACGAATAGCAACTTTGTATAAATCATTGCTCATTTTGAGCTGCCCCTGCCTTGCCGCGTGCTAAACCCGACCTGGTCAGATGGCGGGGCTCCCCTACCCGACCCAGCGGGCTTTTCCGAGGTGGGGCGGCGGTCCCCGGCCGTCTCTCGGATCTCAGCTTCCCGGCTCTAATCCTTCTGCTGGCCATTAGGTGGCGACCTTGCAGCGTGGACCCAGGCCGCGTCCTCCAGATTCCAATCCTGGCTGgaccggggcggggcgggggggggtgtaaCCGGCACCACGGGTCCGCCTCCTCTAGGCGGGGCTCCATCGACTCCGCTCTCCTCGCCCTCCAGAATCCACCTCAGTGGGGTCAGCGGTCCCTGAAGACATCCTCAGGCCGGGGCTGCCACCTGCAGTCACAGGTCGCCTCCTCCCTCTGTTAGAGCtttgaggcccccccccccccgcccccgccatccTGCCGCTGCTCCAGGCCCGTCTCGCTCGCTGGGTGGGTGTCACGTGATTTGCAGAGCGAAAGGGGCAAGTCTGACTCAAAGGAAGGGCACGCTAGCGGAGGAATTCAGGACCCAGAGGGAAAGATGTTCGGGTGTAGCTGTGCTGTTGGGTTCTAGAGAGGTGTTTCTAGGAAACTGGCATGGGATTGCCTGGTGCAAATCATAGGAAGTTTTTATTGGATTCTGTACAGAAGAGAAATGCTCAgttgttgaaggaaaaaaaaacctacaaacgGATCCTGGCTCTGGGCTGGGTGGTAGTATGAAGACAGCGCTCCCTGTCTGCTGAACCCAGGGTCCAGCTGCTCATCAAGGCAGCCAGCAGGCCTGGAGGCTGGACAAAGGGAGAGAGGGTCCTcccttctctttaattttgtaaaaatcagGACTGGAGGGACTTCAGGAGACCATGCCTCCTGTGGGTATTGCCATCAGATATGAAATACACAGAGTGAAAACGCAAGGTGACAAATTGGCCAgcctgatgggggtgggggggcagtggcTAACTGCTGACCTCTGCCCCCACATGACATGTCGGTCCTCGAAGGCACAGCTGCGTTGGCAAGGCAGGCCTCCCATGGCTGAGGCTGGACTGGAGCCCCTGCCTTGCTCACGTGGCCAGCCCATCCCCCCAAGTTACCCTACAGCCAGAGACGGAAGGGGCCTCTGAAGCTGAGACAAAACTGGGCACTAGTTCCCCTGGCCCCCACATTCTCCCCATTCCCAGGGGCCTCTCTGGAGCTGGGACTCTGCCTGGAGGGTAATGAGACAGCCTTGACCACCTGAGTGGCAGAGGCAGTGCTGCAATTCCAGATTCCAGAACAGGAAGGAAGCGGGTGTAGACCAGCTCTTTGCTGAACCTGGAACCTACTCCAGGTCTTCATATGTCGGAGCCACCGATGggaggcaggggatggggtgAGACTCCCTCTGCATCCCGCCCCACCCCTCCAACCCAAGGTCACAGCTGTTCCTGGGCTTCTCCTTAGCCCGAGTCTGGGGTCTTCCGCCATGGAAGACCCAGCAGGCCCTCTCCAGGGCCCGTGGCCAAGCCTGGGCTGGCGAGAGGTCTGCCCAGTATGGAGAGCAATGAAGAGCCCTGCCTCAGGGTGGAGAAAGAATCTCACCAGGGACCAGGCCTTAAACCCAGAACTTGGGAGGCCTGGAAGCCAAGATCCCTTCCTGGGCAGACCTGCATGGGTTGGGGAGAGGCACCAGGACCaggaagccccctccccctttgctgAATTTCTGTCCACCATGTATCCAGGACTTTCATGGTGGGAGTCACAGAGGTGGCTGAATGAAGGCAGAGTGATGGGGGGCGGATGCTAATAGCGGTCAAGGTGAGTGTGGTGCAATGGGGATGGGTGCAAAAGTGTTGTGCTttagctggggtggggggagttcccaagCAGGCCAGGGGCACTAAGCATGGGCGGCCTCAGGCTCGGGGGCCACATCAGGCCAGAAGACTGACTTCCACAAAGGTCTCATGGAGGGCCCTAGACTCGCTCTCACTCCCTGTCCACCCAGTGGTCAGGGCACACTGACCAGGAGCCTTGTCCAAGCAGTCCTGAGAGTTAACATGGTCGCCTGCTCATCACACATGGGGAAGCCAAGGCAGAACAGGTCAGCAGGGAGACCTGCTGAGAGAACGGGTTGGGCTACGAAGACCCCTGTGCTTAAAGACCCTCTGTGCCCCACCCCCTGAGGTGCGATCATTACAGTGCAGGGCAGAAATCTGGGTGCAGTCTGGTGGCTCCTGCAGGGCTGGGCTTTGTTGCATCGGGTGGTGGCCCTGTCCCTGGCTCCCCAccagcctcagccccagcccccatccccaagccccagcctccctctgccccacagaCGCCCTGCCCAGCCGCTGGTCCATGCCCACTGTGGTCATCCAGGGAGGTGGTCGCTCCTCCAGGCAATGGCCGCTTTCCGGGGCTGGCAGAGAGCCACTGCCCTGTCACCTCGGGAGGGCTGGCACGTCTGGGAGCCGATGGTGGTGGGCTCAGCGTAGCCTGCCCCGAGCGCGGGCCAGGATGGCATCTTTGGTGCTTTGGTCCCGCGGGCCGCCCTGCCTGCCTGTTGACCTGGGCAGGCGCCAGCGGGCCCTAGGACGCCGAGCCCAGCGAGTCCGAATGCAGCGTGACGTAGCCCGACGACTCGGAGGGCGAGCTCAGGAAGCTGCTggtgctgccgccgccgccggccgcGCGGAGGCCCTCAGGCTCGCCCCACGACGCGCTCAGGCCGGTCCGCAGGGTCCCCGAATGCGCGTGCACGGGCGCCGCCTGGCGCGGCCCGGGGCTCCCTTGAGCGCCACCGCCGCCAGGGGGCGCCGCGTCCCCGCCGGGCTCCGCGCCGTCGGGGGTGGGCGCGCGGGCCGGGaagggccggggcggggcgcgcGGGCGGCGAAGGGCCTGCGGCTCCCGCTGGAAGGCGGTCAGCGCGAAGGCGTCGGGCAGCAGCGAGGCCGAGGCGCAGCGGATGCCGGGCCCGGGGCGGCGGCGCGGGCTGCCGGGGGGCGAGCCGGGGGCCCGGCGGGGGCCTTCGGCCGCGGCCGGAGGGAGCAGCGACAGCAGGCTCTCCGCCGAGCGACGGCGCGGGCGGAAGGGGGGCGCATCCTCTGCGAAGGCCAGCAGGCTGCCACGGCGCCGGTCTGGCCCTCCGGGCAGCACCAGGGCGGCCAGATCCTCGCCGGAGCCCCAGCGCGGCAGGAACGAGGGCAGCGGGACGGCGGCCCACACGTCCGCGTCGTCGTGGGAGAAGCGTCGCGTGGGCGGGACCTGTCAGGACCGCGGGGTTAACCCGGGCTGCCCTCCTGGAAAGGGGGGACCCAGCCGCCCAACACCGGGCTGGGCGGCCCATGGGTCAGGGACCAGGCCTGGCCAGGGCACCCTGGTTTGGCGCTGTGAGATCTGGGGCAAGAGACAAGCTTTCCCATCCTCAGTGTCGTCCTCTGTAGCTTGGGTCGGAGGGGGAGAAGTCCCCTCGAGTAGGGTGCTGGGCCTCCAGGAGGCGCCAGATGGAGCACCCTCTGGGAACACAAGGGAACATGGGCACAGGGGCTGGGATGCTCTCCACGGGTCCAGCCCTCCACCCTCTGTGACCTGGGGTCAGCCTCCGGGAACTGTGGCAGGCAAGGTGGCTCAGAGAGGGAAGGCTATGGAGCGGTCCCGGTATTCCCCCCACCGCGTATTGTGCACTCCTGCCCAGCCTGTTCCTACCTGCAGGTACTGCATCTTGTCCTCCTGCAAGGGCCGCAGAGGGCAGAACTGGGGCAGGCCGCCCTCCAGGGCAGAGAGCTCATACTTGGCCATCCTGTCCAGGGCTACAAAGTCACCCCCACAGCTGTAGTCACCAGCGCGCTCCAACACTAGGTCTGGGGAGATGCCGCCTTCCAGGCTGGTATCTGCAGGGAGGGCACAGAAACTTAGGGCCAAAGaaaccggggtgggggggcaggcatCCAGAAGTGATTCCCAGAGCCCTCAGAGAAACACACAGGGCAGGGGGGCCTGGTTAGAGAAGAAGAAGGGTGGGGTCCTCtcttcaaatcctgactctgccacctTCCTTtgttgggtttcttttctttttctttgtcttttgactttttctagggccgcacctccagcatatgggggttcccagggtaggggttgaattggagctgcagccactggcttacaccacagccacagcaactcgagatctgagccgagcgtctgtgacctacaccacagttcacggcagcaccgagtcctccacccactgagcgaggccagggaccgaatctgcaacctcacagttcctagtcagatttgttaaccactgggccacgatgggaactcctgtttccgtTTTTTCTTTGGTCACCAGGGGCATTCGGAAATTCcctgggcagggatcgaacctgagccacagcagtgacaccaggtccttaaccctctaagccactggggaactcctgctCCTAGTTGAGGGGCTGGGGAGATCACACCCTGAgtcaatgtcctcctctgtggggGTGGGAACTAAACAGAAACCAGGAGCTGACACTGCCCGGCACGTGGCAGGGGCTCAGCCACGGGTAACACTGTGACTTCTGTGGGGACAGAACTGGGTCTGCAGGCGCCCCTGGAACAGTTCACCCCAACCCCTCAGGTCAGAAGCTTGAACATTCAGGCTGGAGTCCACAGCTACTgtgggttttgtgtttttgcctttttgggccgcacttgtggcatatggacgttcccagactagggatcagatcagagctacagctgccagcctataccacagccactgcaatgctagatctgagccctgtctgcaacctacaccacagctcgcagcaacactggatccagaaagcactgaacgaggccagggatcgaacccaaatcctcatggatactagtcggattcatttccgctgcaccacaatgagaacaccCCACAGCTACTCTGTTAACCAGAACATCTGCTTACCTGGAACCCTGGGACAGGCAAGCGACAGGAGACTATCCCGAGGGACACCTGGCTTGGGTCCCTTAGGGGTTCAGGCACCTTTGGGGTCATAGAGTTGTTATCCCACTGAGCCCAGTGACCTCACCCAGGCACCTCTCACCCCGGGGGCTGTTCTCAGGCCATCCTCACCTTCATCGGAGTCCTCTTCGTTGGCCAGGAGGGCCAGGCACTTCTCCCAGACGGCCCTGAGGTCAGCGCGGTAGCGGTCGCAGGCCCAGAGGAATACGggcagcagcagggcctgggTCACCGAGCACCACAGCACACACAGTGCCATCCAGGGCGCCGAGGCGTCTGCCCGCAGGCTGCTGAAGCTCACCACCTGAGGGGACAGGGTTTGGCCTGGCACCCAGCGGGACCCCCATCTGGCTTCCCCTCTCAGCCACAGTGCTGCCATCCACGGGGCAGGTCTGACTGCCCAGCTGCCAGAGGAGGATGAGACGTTTGGGGCGATGACCCACAGAGCTCCAGGCTCTTGGGCGAGAAAGAGCCAGAGTGGGAGCAGAAGCACCTGCCCACCAACAGCTATTGGCAGCCAAGATGAAGGATCATAACCCTGAGTGTGCACAGCCCTTCACAGTGTACAGGTTAGATCATAACCCTGAGTGTGCACTGCCCTTCACAGTGTATGGGTTAGGTCATAACCCCGAGTGTGCACTGCCCTTCACAGTGTACCAGTTAATTTTAAGCCTGAGTGTGCACAGCCCTTCACAGTGTACTGGTTAATTATAACCCCATCTGTGTGCACAGCCCTTCACAGTGTACCCGTAGATCATAACCCTGAGTGTGCACTGCCTTTCACAGTGTACCGGTGAGATCATAACCCTGAGTGTGCACTGCCCTTCACAGTGTACCTGTAGATCATAACCCTGAGTGTGCACTGCCCTTCACAGGGTACCGGTTGGCACTGGGCCTGCCCTTGCCCATCTCACCCCGTGGCCGCccgaggagggggaggcaggggtcagCACCCCTTCTGCGAGCCAGGTCTCAAGTCTCCAGCTCAACGGCCTTTCTACTATCCCTGCTGCTCCTCGGCTAGTGGCCTCCttggccctgcccctcctctgagACCCTCGAGGAGAATCAAAGTTGTTTCAGAGGATCAGAGGGTCAGCGAGGGGGGCCTGCAGGCCACTGCCCTCACTCCCCTGCTCCCGGAGACTTCATTCTCCAACCCAGAGTGACTTTTAACTATTCCCCTTGCAGAACAGAAGCAGGCATGTGGCAGACATCACAGTGGCTCTTCCGTGCAAGCTGTGAGGCCCTCGGAAACATGCGAATCGCCTCTGGAGCTCCGTTTCTTCATCTGCGAAATGGGCCAAGAACACCCCCGTGGGTGAGCGAAAGAGTCCAGACTCTGTGGCAGGCCTGCCGCACGCGGTGGGCTCCATAGGCGGCACCCCCCCCGCCACTGCTGTCCTCCTCTGGCTCTGACGTTTCACGCATGGGCCTTCCCTTGGGCAGTAAAGGGACTGGCGACAGGGGGCCCCACTGCACACAGGAGGACTCTACCTGGGGGGTACGGGGCCCACCATGCGGGGGGCAGGAGGTGCTCAGGGGCTGGACCCTGACTAGGAGGGTCACCGTCACCTTCtggagctcagatcctgcaatgacACCCTGCCCAGCTGCTAGGACAAAGCCCCTCTTTGGTCACTGTCCCTAGACCCTTCCCTCCTATGGGTGGGAGGGCTTGGCCTGCGGCCAGGCAGCCCTTGGACCCTTTGCTCGCAGGGCCTTCTTCTAGCCAGTCCCCACTTAGACCTTCTCACCCCTCGGGGTCAAGTCGAATCCCCAGCCCACGTTCAAGGCCTGCCCTGCCTCCGGATTCAGGGCCAAAGCCAGTTCAGCCACATCAAATCCCCCTGTGTCCATCCTGGGACCTGGACCCACCAGGAAGCCTGTGGCATGTTCCACCTCGCACCCTCAGCATCGAATGTGCCTTCTTCGGGTCAGGAGAGGAAAGTCCCCTGCCGTGTCACAGACAGACCCTAGTCTCTGCAGCCACCTGACAtgttttttggccgccccacagcatatggagttcccaggccagggatcacatctgagccagtGTTGTGaaccacgccacagccacggcaacaccaggtccttaacccactgctctgggccagggatcgaacccgagtccctGCAGTTGCAGAGACACTGTggatcctgttgtgtcacagtgggaacgccagGCAGGTCATTTGAGGTTTCTGAACTTCGTTCcctacatctgtaaaatgggatgaggGTGGTTGCCTCTGCAGGGATCGGGCGTGAGGATTCCAACACCTAAGGCCTGGAGCAGGCCCAGCACCAGGGCTGCCCCagagtgccccccaccccccgcaccccaCCCGCCCACCCAGGAAAGGCTCACCCACCAGCACGGGAAAGCCCATGAGGCAGTCGTAAATGAGGACAATGGTGGCCACCAGGCCCGTGATCTGCAGTGAGGTTTTGGCGGGCTCGGAGCCGTCGATGGAGGAGCGGCGCTTGCCCTGGGCGTCCTCCACCACGATGGTGGGCACGGTGAAGGCGCGGCGGTCCGCCCGGCGCCCCACCTGCCCGGCCAGCGTCTGGAAGAGGGTGATGGCCGTGCAGACCACGCCCATGGCCACACTGCCGCCCACCAGCAGCAGGAAGCAGACGCCGAAGCCCAGGCCGATCTCAGCCACGATGAAGCGGCAGCCGTGGGTATAGAAGCGCTCGCTCGTGTCGTGCCAGCCGACGGCCGGCAGGGCCGACAGGACGAAGGACACCATCCAGATGCCCATGACCGTATGCACCGCCTGCTTCTTGGCATTgctcagcctggcacaggggaggGGTGGGCGGGTAGGAAAGAGGGACCAGGAGTCACTCGCGGGGGCTCTCGTGAGGCCGCTGGGGATCCTCCACTCCTCCAGCCCCTGAGGATGCGTGCTGTCACACGCCTGTCGCACCGAGTTCTTCACTACCAgacactgtacacacacacacagccacatgCACACCCACAGGGGTGGCACACGCACGGGGGCCCCGTCCCCATGCCGAGGGCATCTGTGCACTCGGGCACACGTGTCCCCCTCTCCAAGGACACCAGACCCTCGGGGGCACACGTGCTCGCGCCCGAGAACTCACCGGTAGTTGACGGGCCAGCGGACCATCCACATGCGGTGGTAGGAGAGGGAGGTGACAGAGAAGCAGGTGGCCAGGGTGAGGGTGTAGAAAGTGGAGACAAAGACCTTGCAGAGGCCCTCGTTCCACTCGTAGTCGGGGCGCTGGCGCCGCAGCTGCACCACCGCGTAGGTGGCGATGGGCACGGCCACGTTGAGCATGTGGGTGGCCGCGAGcgtgcacagcaggaactccaggggcttCCACTTCTTCTGCTTGGCACCCACGCTGAGGATGCCCCAGGCATTGGCCAGCAGGGAGAGGCCTCCACATGCCAGCCAGCCCACCGCACTGCCAGGCAGCCGCCGCTCATCACTCATGGTGCAGACGGAGCTGGCCGGCGACTGGGACATCCTCCTCGAGCCAGGCCTCGGCTCAGAGCAGCAGCCCTCACAGGTGGTGGCCCGGGGACCCCAGGGACCAGGAGCATCTGCAGTGGAGGGGAAGCCAAAGAGTTCTCAGTGGCTCCCTCTGGCTACAGCATCGGAACTCTTGGGAGTGGGAGACGGAGGGGATCCCTGATGGGCCGTGACCTGTCTGCtcctggcctgggctgggctgtgtcACCCTCGTCCTCCCTCTCTGGAGCCTCCTGGCTCCCAGGGGACATATACAGAGGAGCTCAGTAAGTGCACATTTCGTAACTTCCACCCACTCCTGGACAATGTGCAGCATCTAGGCTTCCTTCAGGGCCAGCTGCGTCCTCAGGAAAGCAGCCAGGCTGGGCCCAGATGGGCACTGTGCCATCTGTCTGCTTTGGTCCTGTCCCAGAACCAGTCATCTCACGGTTAAATGCCCCAAGTCCTCCCACATCCCATGAGGGGTTCCCCCAGTGCAGGCTGGGggccccttaattttttttctttttagggccacccctgcagcatatggaagttcccaggctaggggtcgaatcagagctgcagctgctggcctacgccacagccacagcaacgtggcatctgagatgcctctgagacctatgccagatcctgaacccagtgagtgaagccagggattgaacttgcatcctcatggatactaggtggatttttaacccattgagccacagtgggaactctgaggggctgcttgcttgcttccttccttcctttatttatttatttaatggcccCATCTGCGCACACATagggcttcccaggctaggggtcgaatcggagctgtagccaccagcctacaccacagccacaccagatctgaggcacatctgcagcctacaacacaacgcacggcaacactggatccccaacccactgagagaggccagggatcgaacctgcatcctcatggatactagtcgaatttgtttctactgtgctgcaatgggaactcctgaaacaaggACTTTGCTGCCTCCTCAGGGGTGGGGGCGGTTGGCGGGAGACGCCACAACTCTCAAGCCTGGGGCAGGCCAGCTCTCACACACGGCGGGTGCTCTGGACACCTTGGGCAGCACGGAACTGCAGAATGTGCCCCCAAGGACAGCCTATGGATATGAACCAGGGATGGGACACTGGGCAGGGGGCACGTGCCAGGGAGCTGGCCCATCCTGCCAGTGGTGAGTCCTCCTTCCCAGCCTGTCACCTCGCTGTGCAGAGCACTGGCCGGTCCCTCTGCTGTGAGCCCGCTCCTCCTGCAGGCCCTTCTGACCACAGCCTGGAGCAGGCGGGATGGGGAGAAGTACTGCCCTAAGTGCAGGCAAAAGCGTGCACTGCCCACACTTGGCCCTGCTCACCCTCCGGCCTGTTTAATCTCATTGGCAGCAATTCCCCTCTCTCTccgtctctttttttcttttttggccacacccacggtatgaggaagttcctgggctagggattaaacctgagccacagcagtgacaatgccaggtcctaacccactgagccaccagggaagtccttggGTGCAGTTCTCTTGCCCCCAGCACTTATGGGCACCTACTGTCCCAGACACAGCTATGGGGTTCCCCCAGGGGCTGTTTCCAGCACGGGATGGACAGGACATCGCAGGCCCCTGGCACTCAGGACAGGGGAAGCCATACCACCTGGCCCGCTGCCAGGCACCTCTGCTTGTCTCATGCAGGGTATTCTGGTTTGTCTTGGCC
Proteins encoded:
- the HES3 gene encoding transcription factor HES-3 — its product is MEKKRRARINVSLEQLKALLEKHYSHQIRKRKLEKADILELSVKYVKSLQNSVQGLWPVPSGAEYPSGFRGCLPGVSQLQRRREEGGGSPRCPLVHERAGGSTMDSASPGPEEPAPRGPCAPVVWAPDPAAGGSRSPPPRLFGGLPGPQSASRRFAESPGSGLRLWRPW
- the GPR153 gene encoding probable G-protein coupled receptor 153, translated to MSQSPASSVCTMSDERRLPGSAVGWLACGGLSLLANAWGILSVGAKQKKWKPLEFLLCTLAATHMLNVAVPIATYAVVQLRRQRPDYEWNEGLCKVFVSTFYTLTLATCFSVTSLSYHRMWMVRWPVNYRLSNAKKQAVHTVMGIWMVSFVLSALPAVGWHDTSERFYTHGCRFIVAEIGLGFGVCFLLLVGGSVAMGVVCTAITLFQTLAGQVGRRADRRAFTVPTIVVEDAQGKRRSSIDGSEPAKTSLQITGLVATIVLIYDCLMGFPVLVVSFSSLRADASAPWMALCVLWCSVTQALLLPVFLWACDRYRADLRAVWEKCLALLANEEDSDEDTSLEGGISPDLVLERAGDYSCGGDFVALDRMAKYELSALEGGLPQFCPLRPLQEDKMQYLQVPPTRRFSHDDADVWAAVPLPSFLPRWGSGEDLAALVLPGGPDRRRGSLLAFAEDAPPFRPRRRSAESLLSLLPPAAAEGPRRAPGSPPGSPRRRPGPGIRCASASLLPDAFALTAFQREPQALRRPRAPPRPFPARAPTPDGAEPGGDAAPPGGGGAQGSPGPRQAAPVHAHSGTLRTGLSASWGEPEGLRAAGGGGSTSSFLSSPSESSGYVTLHSDSLGSAS